In Glycine soja cultivar W05 chromosome 10, ASM419377v2, whole genome shotgun sequence, the genomic stretch TCTTAGAATTAAGTTGTTTGACCCCTTGATCTAAGCCAGCTGTATCAGCACCATAAATTTGTACTCAAGCATTTGGTTTTCATCAGTGGTGGGTCACAATTACAAATATCTGGgcattatggcttcttttaggCTTTTAGCAGGACATTTTAGGAAGGACACttgtgttttaattatttacttgtcATAAGCAATTGTAGAAGCTTCATGtttgtcacaattttttttgccTTAACGACTATATGCCTATTATGCAGGGAAGAGTTGCCAAACTGAATGTTTCTTTGAATACATCCAATAAAATTGATCAGTCCAATTTAGGTGTGAACAGCAATGATTCCAACTCAAACGAAATGTCAGACAGGGAAGAAGATGAGGATATGGATGTTCCAGAAAATGTTGAAGAGATTATTGAGATGTTGTTGTCTGGTTTGAGGGATATGGTATGTCTAAAGGGTGAGATTCTTAtagtaaattttgtattttgccATTACACTATGATGCTTAGTTCTGgtgatgaaaaatatgaaattctgTCTAAATGTAAGCCAATGAAGATAATCTGAAATGGAATGGTTGAATTAATGTCTTTGTAAATGGTTTTTGTGAAGGAACCTTGTAAGCTGCTGAAAGCTGTAATAACTCTGTTGATGTTGTTCATTTGTCATTAATCATGAAAtagttcttttaaaaatatctaaaaccaAGATTGTGTTGATGTCTTCTATGAATTTgcatgagatgtgaaattgtatTGATCACTTATCTTATGATGTAACTGATCCTACAAAGAACTGGATGAATGCTGTTGGATATGAAAGAACTCAAACATatctatacttttttttttgtttatggtaaattgtgtttttaatctCTCATAAACTGTTTTGAGCAAATGAGGATTTAAAAACATggtttatcataaaaaattatacatgacTGCCCTGTTAAACTCTGATGACGTGACTACTAAATGAATTGCCAACGTTACTGTTACATCATTAGTTAACGTTGTTACTTGACAACAAAGACTAAaaccaaaaattttaaattttacagggactaaaaccaaaaatagGTTATTTTATAGGGACCAAATTGTTTTTTAAGCCTATTTTCATCACTTAATGACCAAATTATGTTGGTATTGGATTGTAGGATACTGTTGTCCGCTGGTCTGCAGCAAAAGGTATTGGGCGCATAAGTTCACATCTTACATCTTCCTTTTCTGAGGAGGTTTTATCATCTGTTTTGGAGCTGTTTTCACCTGGTGAGGTGTGATGCTAAACTTTTGTTTGCTTAAAGTTCCTGAGCACTGTAACTTACTAGTTTAATTTACACTCACCTGGGTTTATATACTATATAGTTACTGTGTGAGAGGTTTACTATGTTAACTATTTATTTGTCTGGTTCTACTGTTATAGCTCACATGTAACACTTTTTACAGGGTGATGGTTCATGGCATGGAGGCTGCTTAGCTTTGGCTGAACTTGCTCGTAGGGGCTTGCTCTTACCTGCTAGTCTTCCCAAAGTTGTTCCTGTTATCGTGAAGGTGGTTTATAATGGATAGATTGTATCCATAGATTTCTGGAAGTAGGATTTGTGACTTCAAACTATTTTGGTTGCTTATAACTATTTagttgtttgaactttgaagtactTTATTTATGTGCTACTTAAACTTGAAACAAGAATTGAGAACCTTAAGGATAACCTTGTTATCCTGTAGTATGATTGAGAAAATGATGGAAAGGCTACAgaggaaaagataaaaaaggacTTAGTcttggaaaattaaaaaaaagacaaatattcCCTTAAATGTTGactattcttattttataatgCTTATGAAGCTTAAGATATCCTTCCTTGGCAATATGATTTATGGTTGGTACTTTGTAGTTTTCCTTAAGACATCCTTATTTGAGAGATACATTTACTGCATAGCAGTGGGAATAATTATAGTTTTGTTTATTAGGCACTACATTATGATGTTCGAAGAGGTCCACACAGTGTTGGGTCTCATGTACGTGATGCTGCTGCATATGTATGTTGGGCGTTTGGACGTGCATATTATCATACAGATATGAGGAGCATCTTAAAAGAGTTTGCCCCCCACCTCCTAACAGTGGCATGCTATGACCGTGAGGTCCTTATATCTTTTATGTCCTTCTCATGACATGATTTGTTTTAGACTATTCACTTCATGTGAAAAGAATCCCTAACTAACCTGTGATACTTAGGTTAACTGCAGAAGAGCAGCAGCAGCTGCTTTTCAAGAGAATGTTGGAAGACAAGGGAATTATCCACATGGAATTGACATAGTGAATACTGCGGattatttttcactttcttcGCGAGTAAACTCTTATCTTCATGTTGCTGTTTCCATTGCTCAGTATGAAGGATATCTTTTTCCATTTGTTGATGACCTGCTGGATAGAAAAATCTGTCACTGGGTATGTTCTGATTAAATCTCTCACTCTGCAATCAGCCAAATCTTCTGCTCCCGTGTTGACCCTAATTGCACTTGTGAATTGTGATATGGATTTATGGTTTACTTTCTAAGTGAAGGCCATAAATCACTCTAGCGTGATTTTCTGGACgttgaatataataatatttttgtagggAAATCATGCATAGAAGAGAGATGACAGAGGTATTTTCTCAATGTGTGCATGCTTTTTGGTCTATAATATGATGTTTGATGAAGTTTTCTTCTATTCAGGAGTCATAcattagaatttttttctttgtagttTTATTGTttccttaaatttattttttaaaaacttcttCAAAGGATGAAAGAAGTCATGCCTTATGTACGTATTTGCTATTTCATAGTTGTGACAATAGAGTAAAGAGGATGGTCTagccttttaatttttgtttcttcttttcttattattccTTGTCACTGTATATTTTTTGGCATAAATTTGTTCAAATTTTGGCATTTAGTAACAATTTATGGTTATTCTTTTTGTTGCTTCCTGTATCTCAATTTTCTTGATATATTTTGAGAGAAGTTACTTGGAAATTATGTCTCCAGGAGAAAAGCTTGCAAGAACTTGCTGCAGAGGCCCTTTCGTTTCTTGTAAAATATGACCCTCAGTATTTTGCGAGCACTGTCATGGAAAAGTTAATTCCTTGTACTCTTTCATCGGATTTATGCATGCGCCATGGTGCAACATTGGCAACCGGAGAACTTGTTTTAGCTTTACACCAATGCAATTTTGCTCTTCCCTCAGGTTGATACTTTATCCTGACTTCTGATTATGTTTACTTATATGGGATTGAAGGAGaatatcaattatttcaaacaaaaatactttCACTTTCAGGAAGAAGCCtgcaaaattaaataactaGAACTATTTGACTTCATTCCTTAAGATgataagaaaatgaataaaagttTTAGTTAAGTCTTTCTTGCCAAATACTGGTCATATGGTTAAATCTTTCTTTATTGAAGGTGATtggtttcaaaataattatgatgCTAGCTGAACTGTGACATTTTTGAAATTGTCATTGACAGATAAACAGAAAAGTCTTGCTGGCGTTGTTCCTGCTATTGAGAAAGCACGGCTTTATCGTGGAAAGGGAGGAGAGATAATGCGTGCAGCTGTTTCTCGATTTATTGAATGCATCTCCATATATAAAGTGGTATTAtcagaaaagataaagaaaaacctACTTGATACTCTCAATGAGAATTTGAGGCATCCTAATTCTCAGATACAGGTTCTATTCCTCTGATACAGGCAATTTCTGTTGCCATTTTAACTTTTGTTTAATATCGTTGTCAGCTTATGCCAGTTGGGCACTATATATCTGAAAAGCAATATCTTCATTTGATGTTCAGAATGCAGCTGTTAAAGGCCTGAAACACTTTATCCGTGCATACTTGCATGCTTCAGATAATAAAGGTATGAGTGATGTGATAGCAAAGTACCTCAGTATGTTGACTGATCCAAATGTAGCTGTAAGGAGAGGATCTGCATTGGCAATAGGTGTTTTGCCATATGAGTTATTAGCCAGTCAATGGAGAAATGTGCTTTTGCAGCTTTGTGGCTCTTGTAAAATTGAGGTGCTCCACGTTGCAAATGCTATATATTATACTATCTTAGGTTCAATGATTGTGTTAGTGTGTTACACAATGTTTTCCCATGTGCAGGAAAACCCTGAAAACAGAGATGCTGAAGTGCGAGTAAATGCTGTCAAAGGGCTCACATTAGCCTGTGAAACATTAATTAATGGAAGAGAATATACTGCAACCGCTTTTGTTGAGGATGATTTTTCCCTGTTTATTCTGATAAAGAATGAAGTGATGATGAGTTTATTTAAAGCTCTTGATGACTATTCTGTTGATAATAGAGGTGATGTAGGTTCTTGGGTTCGTGAGGCTGCATTAGATGGCCTAGAAAAATGTACATACATGCTCTGTAAGATAGACAAGTCAGTTTGTTTGTCTGGAAGATCTGATGGAAATGAAATTGAGCCTATTGCACATCCCTCAATTGATAGCATGCTTAAGAACAACCAAGAGCTTTCTTTATTTGATGAGAATCTTGCTACCAATTTAGTTGGAGGAATTTGTAAGCAAGCTGTGGAGAAGATGGATAAGCTGAGAGAAGCAGCAGCAAATGTTCTCTACAGAATTTTGTACAACCAGATAATTCATATTCCATATATACCTTTCCGAGAAAAGTTAGAAGAAATCATTCCTAAGGAAGCAAATGCACAATGGGGTGTAAGTTTATATAGATCTTTCATCAGTTCGAGGTTGGTTGCATAGATTTTTCTATTGAGAGACAATATTGTTTTGTTGCAGGTTCCTTCCTATTCTTACCCACGCTTTATACAGTTACTTCAATTTGGTTGTTATAGCAGAGATGTGCTATCAGGTTTAGTTATATCTATTGGTGGGTTGCAAGATTCTTTGAAGAGGGTATCACTCTCCGCACTGTTAGAGTATCTAGAAGAGGTTGAATCTGAAGACCCTAATACAAGAACATCTAGGTTATACATGCTATCTGCTGATATCCTGTGGGTTCTCCAACAATACAAGAAATCTGACAGAGTTATCGTACCTACTTTAAAGGtattaaatttcttaaacaGTGGTTAATTATTCTTGCTTTGTGAAATTGAACTTTCAAACAATTTGAATCTactttattatatcattttttctttcttggggAAAAACCTAAATTCTGTATGTGAACAAAGTGCTGGATCCAATctcaaaatcaacatgtgactcatTTCAACCACAAGCATAATAGCATAGCATGACTAGTAGTCATGCACTCACAcacattgatttttttctttttacaaaggagtcTGATAGTTAAGTATCCATTCCatgttgaaatatataaaaaaaggtgaGGGGGAGAGAGAACCTGAAATAGAAGGAATGCTGCTGTATAATGGATTGCACTATCTTTATTTTAGTTAGGTTTCAAgtgcatttttatttattgtaataagtCAGGTGTATACACTGTTGACTGTACCTACTATAACAGCCTCAAAACTAAGACTTCAGACTGCGACAAAAGACAGTTTAGTGTACCCTAGGATATAACATAAGCCCAACAATTCACTACAAGGTAACCACTGGATCATCGGTTGTAGTGGTATCTTCATTTATATGTTTCCAGCATAAAGAATCCTGGTTAGCACCCTACTTAACATCAatccttaaaattatttcataaaagagtttaccatattttcttttatgttgcATATATAACACTCATTGCTTGCCTCCTCTGTTATGAAATGTAAATCTATTTACAGAAATCAATTTGCATTGTTTATTCATGAATCTCTAATAAACTGATGAACTTAttatgcattccagaccattgAGATTCTGTTCAGCAAAAAGATATTCCTTAATATGGAGGTTAGTTTTCCTTtctgttctttatttttcatctttcttgtTAGTAACCCTTTATATTGATTTGTTTGCTAGAGATGTGTGGTTATCATTTACACTTGGcagaaacaatgaaaaaaaaattaaaaagaaaaaaagaataatggcTAATATGAGAAGGGAATTTTCTGCGAAGTCCCTAAGATGCATTAAATCATCATCATGCAGACATCTTGAACCCCAACATAGCAACTCCACATTTTCATTTAACCTCTCTTAATTACTTTTCTTGTGTAACATGCAGAACTTGTTGCTTGTTTATGCATTAAAACCAATATGGTTTGCATAATGTTGAAATGTAAGATTAGAATGCTTCCAAGAAAAATTACACAACTCGGCCACCACTTGTTAAGCTTGTCTGTGTATACCCCATTGTTGTGTATGAAATATGATGTAGCAATCATATGTTTATGATGGTTATACTTTAGTATATAGTTGTCACTAGCTTTACAaaagtttgttttcttttattttctttattgtgACAGTAAAGGACAACATCTAAAATTTTAGTAACTTGAACAGAGATTGAATACTGCTAATTTTCTTTGGTAGAGTTGTGAATACGATACATAATAGGTAGCAATGATTAAACTGCCAAGAGAAAACAAGCAGTAAAATGATTTGATAACACAATTATGTGAGCTGAAATTGGATTAAGTACACATCTTGATACCTAATTCAACTTTAGCAACTAAAGACATGAGCAATAAGCTACTGACCTAGAAGAATAATAATGGATTAAGAATGCAGagaattaaattagaaaaaaatctaGTGATTGCAATAGAGTGAAAACTGATCATAAtgcatatttttactttataaatatGAGATATGGGAAGTTTTTGTTCTATAATTccatttattgattattattttacaaatgcTTGGtgataacatgtttttttttttatcagcaaacataatatatatattaataaataaattgagtaccagaggtactaaagtACAGCTATATAATTGGCCTTACTCTGGTTCCAATACAGACTAAATGGAGTCTGGTTAGGAACCACAGCCAGGCCATACCCTCATGTTAAACTCTACTATTAATCTATGGTTATATCCTCTAGTGACACACAAACCCTTCTCTTGGGTTACTagaccattgattaaaatgaatttgctttaCAAAGCTTGGTGATAACATGTTGATTAATAAATTGTATTTTCAGGCTCACACTCCAGCTTTTTGTGGTGCTGTTTTGGATTCTGTGTCATTTGAAGTAAAGGGATCAAAAGACTTCTCTAAGTTGTATGCTGGTATTGCAATACTTGGTTATGTAGCTGCAGTTCAGGAACCTATCAATATGAGGGCCTTTTCGCAACTTCTTAACTTTCTTGGTCATCGTTACCCTAAGGTGATATTCCTGTATATTCGTCAGTATGAGATTCACTACTTTGCatctttttttttgcataacTGCAATCACATGCATAATAGACAGGCTCTTTTTCCACAATTAAGAGTTTGTCTATTTGTgcttattttatagaaaaaaaatcttttaaactacatatgttttaaaaaattatgataattatttttaaaaaaaagtgtttttctcgaaagataaaaaagtaattaaaaaaaactgaaaaaagttgtattataaaattactttttataagCTTAAACAAACTAGTCATTGCTTTTGTTGCTTGCTTTGTGACttcctaaattttattttatttcaatttgtttATCAGATTCGAAAAGCTTCAGCTGAACAACTGTACCTTGTCCTCTTGGAAAATGGGAATCTTGTGGCTGAAGACAAGATTGATAAAGCACTTGAAATTATTTCTGAGACTTGCTGGGATGGCGATATGGATTCAGCTAAACACCAAAGATTAAAATTGTATGAGATTGTAGGTCTGGAGGTGGGGTCACTTGGCAATAATAGTGATGGAACATCAAGGAAAACCAGCAGTAAGAAGCCTGCAAACTTAGATGAAAATGCTTCATATTCCTCATTAGTTGAGTCATCCGGGTTCTAATTTTTGTTGATTCAATCCCAGGTTTGCTGTTGTATAATGTAACTTCCTATAGTTGATATGAAATTTTCATGTGCATTGGTCAATTTCCAATCATACTGGTGTCCTCAATGGATGTTATGCATTTACTAGATTAATTCTAAAGCAATAGAGCTTTGAGGGAAGAAATGAACGGTGAAGATAAGATTTGTTCTTCTAATGGTAGATCCcacaaaattattgaaatttcagaGTTAACATTCCGTATTGATCATTACTAACTTGTAGTTGATCATTCCGTATTGTGATCATTACTAACCAGTAATCATGACCTGAGCTGTTCTGGAGATTCCTAATTAATCTCCTTTTACGTTTGTGTGAATTTGATTCTAACACAATTATGCAATTTTGGTCCTAAATTTTTTGTAGATATTGCAATCAATTCCCTCTGTAGTATTCCATTCATTTCTTAACTGAATTTGCTTACCTCATTCATGTTATTCTTAGATAGATGCTGACTTGTTTATTCCTTGATAACCCGTCATCTGACATTAATATCAGATAAGCACTTTATAAAAATACCAATTAAATCAAAAATATGAAGAGTGTCACGTGTGTCTTGTGTCCCGAATTCCCTCTCCTCCAATGGTGATGTCGTGGTGTTTAGTGTTGGTGTCAGTGGGGTGGTGCTTGGGTTATAAGTTGTGTAGTTTGGATGTGGTTTTTGTAATGATTAAGGTACTAATGATGTAATGTAATCTAACAGAATGTGTGAATGTAAGGAATTCACAATATTTGGTGTGTAATGAATTGGAAATGGTTTGGTATGGTATGAACCCAAccgaatttataattatttatctctGCATTGTTCCCTTTCTAAAAtctgtttcctttcttttcaattGGTTTGAACTAAATTGCTTTTGCATTGATCATCATGTGGAAGAGGTTTtaaatgttagtttgttagaaATATCTTTGGGATTCAAATCTTGTTTCAATGTTTCTTGTCcctcgtgtttttttttttttttttttgcgttcattgaataaatattaatcTGTACAATCTCCTTGTGATGTGCATTTGTTGTTCGAGTAAAATTAAGTGTTATTAGCAAGGAACATTGCTGCAATTATAGTTACATGTGAATTCTGCGTAAAGGACATCGCACTTAACGCATCTAATACGCAAAGTAGCATAGCTCTTCAATGGGTCCATTGGAAATTTGTAATCACTGTTTTTATGCAAACGTTGCTTTGTTTGCCAGAGCCTGACGAAGATTCCCCCTCTGCAGTCCCTTTCGAAGACCTCGTCGGAATGGCAGAATGGTATTATTTAGGACCCaaacatttgtttttttgttgagtCCCAATGAtagagatgaaaagaaaaactcacGTGCAATACACATCACTTCCCTTCATAATTTtgaactaattattttaaaatgatatattccttattccttatttttctcATGTATTGTGTTACATACATGTCACTCACTGTGTCAGATGGTATTATTAAGGGACGGACATAATGAGATTAGAATATTTAGTTAGAAAATGGAAGACATTTTACCTACTGTTTAAAGCCTTAAATTACAAACTCAACCTGCGAAATTTCTAAGAAATTTCTCCACTTGGCATATTCTTACAAACTGTAGTAATTTCTGTCTTAAAAGAAAATGCAGAGAGAATATTCTGCAACACAATACACATATTAAGGTGAAAGAAGAAACCAGTTAATTGTATTGTAATAAAGCTCAATACAACAtctaaaaaaacaagagaagaaGCTCGATACAAATGAGTGCTGctaaatgatatgagaaaacgATTTCgcgaataaaataaaatacaattataCAAGTATTGGTAAATTTCAAAAGCCGTtcagttttacaaaaaaaattgaatgtgtCCAAAAAATATATGCCACTTCACTTTtagttatataataaattatagtttGAAATTCAGTGTAACTTGAAAATAAGTCGCTTATGTattcattgtaaaaaaaatattcatgtattatttaatcatataatATCAAGTGACGTATATTATCACATCAgataatttagtttaattttttgttttttgcaatCAAAGTCCAaagatttttttgtaatatgatatttttaatttaatattttattaaaagatatttttattcataattaatttatattcatcCTAATTTTAAACCtagtttttccctttttgcgTATCAATCATTGCCACCGTTGTCAAACAGAAGAACACTTTCTCCGCTTCGCTTCCTGCGTCATGTTTCCTAATTGGCCACCGATCACGATTGTAAAAGCTACTATAAATTGGCAaaatttgaagagaaataaGAAACGTCTAGTTGCCTCCTAAATAAGTTAATTGGACATTTATATTCTAGGTTACATAGGgagtttaagtattttattgttGGTATTTATGTTGATTTGGTAACATGTTTCGTTAAAACAATTTAGGCTATTTTGCAAACGCGATCAGTGGTTAGGTAGGAGTAGGAGGCACGTCGTAGAAAGCGATGCATGAAAAGTGTTTTTTGCTTGACGACGATGGGAAAGATTGATATGCAAGGAAGGAAAGCCAAACTAGGTTTAGAATATGAATTAATTAGGGATAAGagtgtttttaataaaaaaataaaaatatcatagttacaaaaataaattggactttaattacaaaaaataaaaaattaagctgAATTATCTAATGTGATAATATAAATCACATGGCATGATTAAGTAATACATAAGTTATATCTTTCAAGTCACCAAAATAACAAcctaaattataattagattacttatgatttaaaaaaacttttacactttcagaatattttaattaaattctttgtAATACAATGGTTTTACTGCATTCTTCCCTTAGTgcctataatttattaaaacctATGAAAGAGTATAAATCTTATTCCTAATTCAATGAATCTCACTCCACCAAACACTGATTCTTCCCtatttaatttactatttgAATCAGAAATCCACATTTACATCTTTACCTGCCAGCCAGACGTATACGTTTCTCTATACTTTCAGAATGGtacaatttcaattaataatacttATGGCTGTTAGCTTGAAATTTCCTTAATGGAAAAGCACCTTAACAA encodes the following:
- the LOC114371914 gene encoding tubulin-folding cofactor D-like: MEANQATVTMNQEDDELESKESVLQKYFLQEWNIVKSLLHDIVSKSRVSDPSSVHRLRSILDKYQEQGQLLEPYLETIVSPLMNIIRSRTLELGVASDEVLEIIKPICIIVYTLVTVCGYKSVIKFFPHQVSDLELAVSLLEKCHNTNSVTSLRQESTGEMEAKCVTLLWLYILVLVPFDISSVDTSIANNDNLTEFELSPLVLRIIGFSKDYLSTAGPMRTMAGLVLSRLLTRPDMPKAFTSFVEWTHTVMSSVTEDLLHHFQLLGVVEALAAIFKAGSQNLLLDSIPVVWNDASMLYKSLDASRSPLLRKYLMKLTQRIGLTALPHRLPAWRYMGRVAKLNVSLNTSNKIDQSNLGVNSNDSNSNEMSDREEDEDMDVPENVEEIIEMLLSGLRDMDTVVRWSAAKGIGRISSHLTSSFSEEVLSSVLELFSPGEGDGSWHGGCLALAELARRGLLLPASLPKVVPVIVKALHYDVRRGPHSVGSHVRDAAAYVCWAFGRAYYHTDMRSILKEFAPHLLTVACYDREVNCRRAAAAAFQENVGRQGNYPHGIDIVNTADYFSLSSRVNSYLHVAVSIAQYEGYLFPFVDDLLDRKICHWEKSLQELAAEALSFLVKYDPQYFASTVMEKLIPCTLSSDLCMRHGATLATGELVLALHQCNFALPSDKQKSLAGVVPAIEKARLYRGKGGEIMRAAVSRFIECISIYKVVLSEKIKKNLLDTLNENLRHPNSQIQNAAVKGLKHFIRAYLHASDNKGMSDVIAKYLSMLTDPNVAVRRGSALAIGVLPYELLASQWRNVLLQLCGSCKIEENPENRDAEVRVNAVKGLTLACETLINGREYTATAFVEDDFSLFILIKNEVMMSLFKALDDYSVDNRGDVGSWVREAALDGLEKCTYMLCKIDKSVCLSGRSDGNEIEPIAHPSIDSMLKNNQELSLFDENLATNLVGGICKQAVEKMDKLREAAANVLYRILYNQIIHIPYIPFREKLEEIIPKEANAQWGVPSYSYPRFIQLLQFGCYSRDVLSGLVISIGGLQDSLKRVSLSALLEYLEEVESEDPNTRTSRLYMLSADILWVLQQYKKSDRVIVPTLKTIEILFSKKIFLNMEAHTPAFCGAVLDSVSFEVKGSKDFSKLYAGIAILGYVAAVQEPINMRAFSQLLNFLGHRYPKIRKASAEQLYLVLLENGNLVAEDKIDKALEIISETCWDGDMDSAKHQRLKLYEIVGLEVGSLGNNSDGTSRKTSSKKPANLDENASYSSLVESSGF